One segment of Clostridium ljungdahlii DSM 13528 DNA contains the following:
- a CDS encoding aryl-sulfate sulfotransferase produces MGYPSVYPTGVTIYNPEKCWNGYTIFQAKDIGALLIDMNGQEVQLWKNLHGFPNKILPGGYVIGSTGERDSRYGFQDMTDLVQVDWNGNIVWKFNRHEYIEDPGQKPKWMARQHHDYQREGNPVGYYVPGMKPKVDKGNTLILCHENIKNDRISDKILLDDKIIEVNWDGNIIWKWNASDHFDEFGFDEAAKNILYRNPNLRTAGGGIGDWLHINSISLIGPNKWFDGGDERFNSDNIILDSREANILAIIDKKTGKIVWKIGPRYDTSEELINLGWIIGQHNVHMIPRGLPGEGNILVFDNGGWGGYGIPNPGSVSGNRNALRDYSRVIEFDPITLKIIWQYTPEEAGFINPLDAARFYSPFISNAQRLPNGNTLITEGSDGRSIEVTEDHEIVWEYISPYDGKSSTKMNMVYRSYRVPYSWIPQLDKPLEKPIEKLDKNQFRVPGAAGPGRKKETIVDQTEEYEGSDSNFCVITYDELKKENKLD; encoded by the coding sequence ATGGGATACCCAAGTGTTTATCCAACAGGAGTTACAATATACAATCCTGAAAAATGTTGGAATGGTTATACTATTTTTCAAGCAAAAGATATAGGAGCATTATTAATCGATATGAATGGCCAGGAGGTTCAACTTTGGAAAAATCTTCATGGATTTCCTAATAAAATACTACCAGGTGGATATGTTATAGGAAGTACAGGAGAAAGGGATTCAAGGTATGGATTTCAGGATATGACTGACCTTGTACAGGTGGATTGGAATGGAAACATAGTTTGGAAATTTAATAGGCATGAATATATAGAAGATCCCGGACAAAAGCCAAAGTGGATGGCAAGGCAGCATCATGATTATCAAAGAGAGGGAAATCCAGTAGGATACTATGTTCCTGGTATGAAACCAAAAGTTGATAAAGGGAATACTCTCATTTTATGTCATGAAAATATAAAAAATGATAGAATATCTGATAAAATATTACTGGATGACAAAATTATTGAAGTTAACTGGGATGGAAATATAATATGGAAGTGGAATGCCAGTGATCATTTTGATGAATTTGGCTTTGATGAAGCAGCTAAAAATATATTATATCGTAATCCAAACCTGAGGACAGCAGGCGGCGGCATAGGAGATTGGCTTCACATAAATTCTATATCGTTAATAGGACCTAACAAATGGTTTGATGGTGGAGATGAAAGATTTAATTCAGATAATATTATTTTAGACAGCAGAGAAGCCAATATTTTAGCTATTATAGATAAGAAAACAGGAAAAATTGTCTGGAAGATAGGACCTCGTTATGATACAAGTGAGGAGCTCATTAATCTAGGTTGGATAATAGGACAACATAATGTACATATGATACCTAGGGGCCTTCCAGGAGAAGGAAATATACTTGTATTTGATAATGGTGGATGGGGAGGTTATGGTATTCCAAATCCAGGTTCTGTAAGTGGAAATAGGAATGCTTTAAGAGATTATTCCAGAGTTATCGAATTTGATCCCATAACTTTGAAAATAATATGGCAGTATACTCCAGAAGAAGCTGGTTTTATAAATCCACTGGACGCTGCAAGATTTTATAGCCCATTTATAAGTAATGCTCAACGTTTGCCAAATGGAAATACACTTATAACAGAAGGTTCAGATGGACGTAGTATAGAAGTTACAGAGGATCATGAAATAGTATGGGAATATATAAGCCCATATGATGGAAAAAGTTCTACTAAGATGAATATGGTCTATAGATCATATAGAGTACCCTATAGTTGGATACCTCAACTTGATAAACCTTTAGAGAAACCGATAGAAAAGCTTGATAAAAATCAATTTAGGGTACCAGGGGCTGCCGGTCCAGGACGCAAAAAAGAAACGATTGTAGATCAAACTGAAGAATATGAAGGAAGTGATTCGAACTTTTGTGTTATAACTTACGATGAATTGAAAAAAGAAAATAAGCTAGATTAA
- a CDS encoding ABC transporter ATP-binding protein — translation MRDEVLLLDNVTKTIKGRQIIKGISFSMKQGEVMGFLGPNGAGKSTTLRMIVGLSKPTSGKIDICRYSITKNYVKAMSNVGCIIEGPDLYNYISGIDNLKMLASMSRDVTEKDIINVVDLVGLKNRIKDKVSTYSLGMKQRLGIAQALMHNPKLLILDEPTNGLDPSGISELRNLVKLLASEKNISVLVSSHIISEIELMCDKVTIIKNGQTVLESADVDKLLSNQGVFWVLSDNEKGRKILEKNWKVKGNVVEERLEANVSLEKLQEINSCFVERGLMIKYVDNKNKTLEDLFLNLTEGNQII, via the coding sequence ATGAGAGATGAAGTATTGTTACTGGATAATGTTACAAAAACAATAAAGGGCAGGCAGATAATTAAAGGAATAAGTTTTTCAATGAAGCAAGGAGAAGTAATGGGATTTTTAGGCCCTAATGGAGCAGGAAAATCAACGACACTTCGTATGATTGTAGGACTTTCAAAGCCTACTTCCGGGAAAATAGATATATGTAGATACTCTATAACTAAAAATTATGTAAAAGCTATGTCAAATGTGGGTTGTATCATAGAAGGACCTGATTTATATAACTATATTAGTGGAATAGATAATTTAAAGATGTTGGCATCCATGAGTAGAGATGTTACAGAAAAGGATATAATAAATGTAGTAGATTTGGTAGGCTTGAAAAATAGAATTAAAGACAAGGTAAGTACCTATTCTCTTGGAATGAAACAGAGGCTTGGAATTGCACAGGCTTTAATGCATAATCCCAAACTTCTCATTTTAGATGAACCAACTAATGGACTTGATCCATCTGGAATAAGTGAACTTAGAAACTTAGTAAAGCTATTGGCAAGTGAAAAAAATATTTCCGTACTTGTATCAAGTCATATTATTTCTGAAATTGAACTTATGTGTGACAAAGTAACCATAATTAAAAACGGGCAAACAGTTTTGGAAAGTGCAGATGTAGATAAATTATTAAGTAATCAAGGGGTATTCTGGGTTTTAAGTGACAATGAAAAGGGAAGAAAAATTTTAGAAAAAAATTGGAAGGTTAAAGGCAATGTGGTTGAAGAAAGGCTTGAAGCAAATGTCTCGTTAGAAAAACTTCAAGAGATAAATTCCTGCTTTGTAGAACGAGGACTTATGATAAAGTATGTTGACAACAAAAACAAGACACTAGAGGATTTGTTTTTGAATCTGACAGAGGGAAATCAAATTATTTAA
- a CDS encoding ABC transporter permease subunit has translation MIRLIENEVLKMLSKKKLVLISVILLVLVSLFCYGENASYKHTIMRFSGTPGQTQNYNWKSIVNQQILYLKNTMNSQYIKEDRKNSINIQIEQLQYYINHNINPITPTSAKFTIDFMDEAIYLFLPLLIIILAGDAVSGEFSSKTIKVLLTRAVPRWKILLSKYIGVLILSCIVILESALMCVIISSFAFHSGGWNEPMATGFKVIGNKLDSSNVIRIYQWQYAILVYSLGWFVSVNIATLSFMVSVIVRNTVTSVGIMLATLIGGGFLQMFLQDWPMIKYFFAVNLDLTQYLTASYQPVSGMSLSFSASVLCLWSIAALVISFSVFQRQDVLV, from the coding sequence TTGATAAGATTAATTGAAAATGAAGTACTTAAGATGCTTTCAAAGAAGAAATTAGTTCTTATTTCTGTAATTTTACTTGTACTTGTATCCCTTTTTTGTTATGGAGAAAATGCATCATATAAACATACGATAATGAGATTTTCAGGTACACCGGGACAAACTCAAAATTATAATTGGAAGTCAATAGTGAATCAGCAGATATTATATTTGAAAAATACTATGAATAGCCAATATATAAAAGAGGACAGAAAAAATTCAATAAACATTCAGATTGAACAGCTGCAGTATTATATAAATCACAACATAAATCCAATAACTCCAACTAGTGCAAAATTTACTATTGATTTTATGGATGAGGCAATCTATTTGTTTTTACCGCTGCTCATAATTATATTAGCAGGAGATGCTGTTTCTGGAGAATTTTCCTCCAAAACAATAAAGGTATTGTTAACTAGGGCTGTTCCAAGGTGGAAGATATTACTTAGCAAGTACATTGGGGTTTTGATTTTATCATGTATAGTAATTTTAGAGTCAGCACTTATGTGTGTAATAATATCAAGCTTTGCATTTCACAGCGGTGGATGGAATGAACCTATGGCAACGGGATTTAAAGTTATAGGAAATAAGCTGGATTCCTCAAATGTAATAAGAATTTACCAATGGCAGTATGCTATCTTAGTATATTCACTTGGATGGTTTGTTTCTGTAAATATTGCAACTTTATCTTTTATGGTTTCTGTAATAGTGAGAAATACTGTCACATCTGTGGGTATAATGCTGGCAACTTTAATAGGAGGGGGATTCCTCCAGATGTTTTTGCAGGATTGGCCGATGATTAAATATTTCTTTGCTGTAAATTTGGATTTAACACAATATTTAACGGCATCTTATCAACCTGTTTCTGGAATGAGCCTTTCTTTTTCTGCATCAGTGCTGTGTTTATGGTCGATTGCAGCTTTAGTTATAAGTTTCAGCGTATTTCAAAGACAAGATGTGTTGGTTTAG
- a CDS encoding SGNH/GDSL hydrolase family protein — translation MNKKSRFTILSIAACIFTIVFAAGFAYSISITNASGITSSKVTNKGSENKAVDTKIKKLNSNSYNILVMGDSLARGTGDETNSGFANDFSKLWKSKTKKSIDVTNIAVNGDVSSGLLNIVKSKQTLQYVQDSNMIFISIGGNEIKNFKNSSTVPSAVQTDSLKTVENKYMKNLSDVFKLIRSRNQNSIIVFIGLYNPFGSELTEDKLELLNEWNYKTDQLVSSDDNAIYIPTYDLFKYNSGNYFAADNFHPNSIGYEAISKRMFEALKNYK, via the coding sequence ATGAATAAAAAATCAAGATTTACAATTTTATCTATTGCTGCATGTATATTTACAATAGTATTTGCAGCAGGATTTGCATATTCTATTAGTATTACTAATGCATCGGGCATCACCAGTAGTAAAGTTACAAATAAGGGAAGTGAGAATAAGGCTGTGGATACTAAAATAAAGAAATTAAACAGTAATTCCTATAATATTTTAGTTATGGGTGATTCACTGGCAAGAGGAACCGGGGATGAAACTAATAGTGGATTTGCAAATGATTTTTCTAAACTTTGGAAAAGTAAAACTAAAAAATCTATAGACGTTACCAACATTGCTGTTAATGGTGATGTATCTTCTGGACTTTTAAATATAGTAAAAAGTAAACAGACCTTACAGTATGTACAGGATTCAAATATGATTTTTATTTCTATTGGTGGAAATGAAATAAAAAATTTTAAAAATTCAAGTACAGTTCCCTCTGCTGTTCAGACAGATAGTTTGAAGACAGTTGAAAATAAATACATGAAAAATCTATCAGATGTTTTTAAATTAATAAGAAGTAGAAATCAAAATAGTATAATTGTGTTTATTGGATTGTATAATCCTTTTGGAAGCGAGTTAACTGAAGATAAATTGGAACTTTTAAATGAGTGGAACTATAAAACAGACCAACTTGTATCGTCAGATGATAATGCCATATATATTCCTACATATGACCTTTTTAAATATAATTCAGGAAATTATTTTGCTGCAGATAATTTTCATCCTAATTCTATAGGTTATGAGGCCATTTCAAAAAGAATGTTTGAAGCATTGAAAAATTATAAATAG
- a CDS encoding glutathionylspermidine synthase family protein, whose protein sequence is MKYNNVVDELLFEYYSIHCRRKGDVYSPYPFYLTEIEYNKIKNYTNVINRLSLDVLNNFKIKYNDYGSMIPDFPLKDEIMHLNREIPDIFWTRYDCFLQYDGKIFFSEGNYDKPCAQRELAVGEYFNCNNNVNRGFSENFREKFNSIIQKYYGSKKINVLVLADPCHYEEVHLSMLYRKWLEDDRINVIFGGSNNIYIKDEEVYCFNRHIDVILRQFPCENLYEVNDIKLLLNLYEKNKVLILNDPRVIILQSKSIFAYFHKLLRENRLDEGTASVVRECIPYTELLSDTNFDEARYNKDKYVIKPILGRYSEDVFIGKLYSKEEWKSILDDIKEYRNYYVLQEFKEIRKDNIVELRRGYPHTVDAFCNLGVYLTCNEIRGICSRWNYDYLTNNETTFITPIGIRNPKLNLKYNKNIKDRHDEFKKVNLDLVKLGFTGAYNNAREYISLDEVILSSDKFEELKNASCEVLDIFRKVSEFVYKNKGWFDEILGTSNVSENIYSSKDFKYLSILGRMDWALDTDNNLKLMELNNETPAGLYESTIVNDYLVNRYKRNVQNPNNNFKNILSENIEEYIIKYSPKTIGIFSTCYYEDYYNINIVYNIIKKISDKYGIRVIRGNVYNLRVENGKLYYFDDRIDMIYRYFPLNWFEKFNMQDVGKWINNRNCINQPVTMIGQSKSIFAVVYEMLGTDFFTQREKGIILKYIPYTDFSNKSMKTIDYICKPILEREGEGIYTRGQLSCQDINNLDNYIFQERINIKTLNYICRSTFGEERKNLFPILGCFYSKSEFIGMYCRLGDLITRENCIYMPIYIDGVV, encoded by the coding sequence ATGAAATATAACAATGTGGTAGATGAATTACTTTTTGAATATTACTCAATACACTGCAGAAGAAAAGGAGATGTCTATTCTCCATATCCTTTTTATTTAACAGAAATTGAATACAATAAAATAAAGAATTACACTAATGTAATTAATAGACTGTCTTTAGATGTGTTAAATAACTTCAAAATTAAATACAATGATTATGGCAGCATGATTCCTGATTTCCCTCTTAAAGATGAAATAATGCATTTGAATAGAGAAATTCCAGATATTTTTTGGACAAGATATGATTGCTTTCTCCAGTATGATGGCAAAATATTTTTTAGTGAAGGCAACTATGACAAGCCCTGTGCCCAAAGGGAGCTCGCAGTAGGTGAATACTTTAATTGCAATAATAATGTAAATAGAGGCTTTTCTGAAAATTTTAGAGAAAAATTTAATTCAATAATTCAAAAGTATTATGGCAGCAAAAAAATCAATGTATTAGTTCTGGCGGATCCATGTCATTATGAAGAAGTCCATTTATCAATGCTCTATAGAAAATGGCTTGAAGATGATAGGATAAATGTAATTTTTGGCGGAAGTAATAATATATACATTAAAGATGAAGAAGTATATTGTTTTAATAGGCACATAGATGTTATTTTGAGGCAATTTCCATGTGAAAATTTATATGAGGTTAATGACATTAAACTTCTTTTAAATTTATATGAAAAAAATAAGGTGCTTATATTAAATGATCCTAGAGTAATAATTCTTCAAAGTAAAAGTATATTTGCCTATTTTCACAAATTATTGAGAGAAAATAGGTTAGATGAAGGTACTGCAAGTGTCGTAAGAGAATGTATCCCATATACAGAGTTATTAAGTGATACGAATTTTGATGAGGCTAGATATAATAAGGATAAATATGTAATAAAGCCTATACTTGGACGTTATAGCGAAGATGTATTTATAGGAAAGCTGTATTCAAAAGAAGAATGGAAAAGTATTTTAGATGACATTAAAGAGTATAGGAATTATTACGTTCTTCAAGAGTTTAAGGAAATAAGAAAAGACAATATAGTTGAATTAAGAAGGGGATATCCTCATACTGTTGATGCTTTTTGCAATTTGGGAGTTTATCTCACATGTAATGAAATAAGGGGAATATGCTCCAGATGGAACTATGACTATCTTACAAATAATGAAACTACATTTATAACTCCAATAGGAATAAGAAATCCTAAACTAAATCTAAAATATAATAAAAATATAAAAGATAGACATGATGAATTTAAAAAGGTAAATTTAGATCTCGTAAAATTAGGATTTACAGGTGCTTATAATAATGCAAGGGAGTACATATCTTTAGATGAAGTCATCTTAAGTAGTGATAAATTTGAAGAGTTAAAAAATGCTTCCTGCGAAGTCTTGGACATATTTAGGAAGGTTTCTGAATTTGTATATAAAAATAAGGGATGGTTTGATGAAATTTTAGGAACATCAAATGTAAGTGAAAATATATATTCATCAAAAGATTTTAAGTACTTGAGTATTTTGGGAAGAATGGACTGGGCTCTGGATACGGATAACAATTTGAAACTTATGGAGCTAAATAATGAAACTCCTGCTGGATTATATGAAAGTACTATTGTAAATGACTATCTTGTAAATAGATATAAACGTAATGTACAAAATCCAAATAATAATTTCAAAAACATTTTAAGTGAAAATATTGAAGAATATATAATAAAATATTCCCCAAAGACTATAGGAATATTTAGTACATGTTATTATGAAGATTACTATAATATAAATATTGTATATAACATAATAAAAAAAATAAGTGACAAATATGGAATTAGAGTGATAAGAGGTAATGTGTATAATCTAAGAGTCGAAAATGGTAAGTTGTATTATTTTGATGACAGGATTGATATGATTTATAGGTATTTTCCACTAAATTGGTTTGAAAAATTCAATATGCAGGATGTTGGAAAGTGGATAAATAATAGAAATTGTATAAATCAACCTGTAACTATGATAGGGCAAAGTAAGTCCATTTTTGCTGTGGTATATGAAATGCTTGGAACAGATTTTTTTACACAGCGTGAAAAAGGTATAATACTAAAATATATTCCCTATACTGATTTTAGTAATAAATCTATGAAAACCATAGATTATATCTGTAAACCCATATTAGAAAGGGAAGGAGAGGGGATATACACTAGGGGACAGCTATCTTGTCAGGATATAAACAATCTGGATAACTATATTTTTCAAGAGAGAATTAATATAAAAACTTTAAACTATATATGTAGATCAACATTTGGTGAAGAAAGAAAAAATTTATTTCCTATACTTGGATGTTTTTATAGCAAAAGTGAATTTATTGGAATGTACTGCAGGCTAGGAGATTTAATTACTAGAGAAAACTGCATATATATGCCTATATATATTGATGGAGTGGTATGA
- a CDS encoding Ger(x)C family spore germination protein, with product MVVLKKNKFFILILIILIFVISFMGTKGELVENLQIPVGVGCDIKKTSSYTTYIVPILMHSFESGNKVVSNVLTGEGSTVGKTRENRQLKSSKKFLLGINRIYIFSEEASKNGIKNFIDIILNNANTNDRAFSVVCKGKVEDIFNYNVKGYASSAEYIYEMVKNLNQFNFFPSQYTIMDIMVRIDAEGRNTLLPYVEIAGDENGGEGTLIKTTGVAIFNKDKMIAKTNVKEAKIINLLKENNVKGILTLQQNSKKYIDFYATSKRKVKCYRENGNYKFIINLDLKGDIISNELYKNMYKSPKDIQEFEQNTEKLVVEMCNRTISQIKNKYKVDILDLGRVAAAKYGRETGTDWNEVISKSDIQVNVKVKVDTQGRGEY from the coding sequence GTGGTAGTTTTGAAAAAAAATAAATTTTTTATACTGATTTTAATCATATTAATTTTTGTAATATCCTTTATGGGCACAAAAGGAGAACTTGTTGAAAACCTACAAATACCTGTGGGAGTTGGATGTGATATAAAAAAAACTTCTTCATATACTACTTATATTGTACCAATTCTTATGCACTCATTTGAATCTGGTAATAAAGTAGTAAGCAATGTACTTACAGGAGAGGGCTCAACTGTAGGAAAAACTAGAGAAAATAGACAACTAAAATCCAGTAAAAAATTTTTACTAGGTATTAATAGAATATATATTTTCAGTGAAGAAGCTTCTAAAAATGGCATAAAAAATTTTATAGATATTATTCTTAATAATGCAAATACAAATGACAGAGCATTTTCTGTAGTATGTAAAGGGAAAGTTGAAGATATATTTAACTATAATGTAAAAGGTTATGCTAGTTCTGCGGAATATATTTATGAAATGGTAAAGAATTTAAATCAATTTAATTTTTTTCCTTCACAATATACTATAATGGATATTATGGTAAGGATAGATGCAGAAGGTAGAAATACATTGCTCCCCTATGTAGAAATTGCAGGTGATGAAAATGGTGGAGAAGGTACCCTAATTAAAACTACAGGTGTTGCTATATTTAACAAAGATAAAATGATTGCAAAAACAAATGTTAAAGAAGCTAAAATCATAAATCTTCTAAAAGAAAATAATGTAAAAGGTATTTTAACATTACAACAAAATTCAAAAAAATATATAGACTTTTACGCAACATCTAAGAGAAAAGTCAAATGCTATAGGGAAAATGGCAATTACAAATTTATAATAAATTTGGATTTAAAAGGTGATATAATAAGTAATGAATTATATAAAAATATGTACAAAAGCCCAAAAGATATACAAGAATTTGAACAAAATACTGAAAAATTAGTAGTAGAAATGTGCAACAGAACCATAAGCCAAATAAAAAACAAATATAAAGTTGATATTTTGGATCTTGGAAGAGTTGCTGCTGCTAAATACGGCAGGGAAACAGGCACAGATTGGAATGAAGTAATAAGCAAGTCTGATATACAGGTTAATGTAAAAGTTAAAGTGGATACCCAAGGAAGAGGAGAATATTAA
- a CDS encoding GerAB/ArcD/ProY family transporter — MNKTQNTFITSSEFTLFLLSSFIGIGILYLPNSVIKDARQDGWIGCIIGAVYPLYILILSNYTCNKFPNDDVFGLSKKSLGKILGSILNFIFITFFIFVTSTELAGLANAFKVYATPFLKNYQIFLSILTVTAYTAYKGIKPLGRLCKITFYLTLILLLLPVATLKYGSYLNLMPVLGSGFKNILISSKETTFFYCGAEITFFIYPFLENKKKLLKYGLISTVITMSVYTWFVFLAIYYLGIEISPKYLWPILTLADSINIPIINSFRYIFVSLWALVVLRCISIYYFSSCYGMNRLINEISPQTFTLILYPIVLFLSSLYGPPTKRRNYTDMVMSFYLIYNLIYISLIVILITFKKGGSFEKK, encoded by the coding sequence ATGAATAAAACTCAAAATACATTTATAACATCAAGTGAATTTACACTTTTTTTACTTTCATCTTTTATTGGTATTGGAATTTTGTATTTACCTAACTCTGTTATAAAAGATGCCAGACAAGACGGATGGATAGGTTGCATAATAGGTGCAGTATATCCCCTATATATACTAATATTATCAAATTATACCTGTAATAAATTTCCAAATGATGACGTATTCGGCCTCAGTAAAAAATCTCTTGGTAAAATCTTAGGTAGTATTTTGAATTTTATATTTATAACATTTTTTATATTTGTAACCTCTACAGAACTTGCCGGCCTAGCTAATGCATTTAAAGTATATGCCACACCATTTTTAAAAAATTACCAAATATTTTTATCCATATTAACTGTTACAGCCTACACAGCTTATAAAGGTATAAAACCCTTAGGCAGATTATGTAAAATAACCTTTTATTTAACCCTAATACTACTTTTGCTACCCGTTGCAACTTTAAAATACGGAAGTTATTTGAATTTAATGCCTGTATTGGGTTCAGGTTTTAAAAATATATTAATATCTTCAAAAGAAACAACTTTTTTTTATTGCGGTGCTGAAATTACTTTTTTTATTTACCCCTTCCTTGAAAATAAGAAAAAGTTACTAAAATATGGATTAATAAGCACTGTAATTACTATGTCTGTTTATACGTGGTTTGTTTTTTTAGCTATATATTATTTGGGTATTGAAATTTCACCTAAGTATTTATGGCCAATATTAACATTAGCTGATAGTATAAATATACCTATTATCAATAGTTTTAGGTACATATTTGTATCATTATGGGCATTGGTAGTATTGAGGTGTATATCTATTTATTATTTTTCATCTTGCTATGGCATGAATAGACTTATAAATGAAATATCCCCCCAAACATTTACCTTAATTTTATACCCTATAGTTTTATTTTTATCAAGCTTATATGGACCTCCTACTAAAAGAAGAAATTATACAGACATGGTAATGTCATTTTATTTGATATACAACTTAATTTATATTTCACTAATAGTAATTTTAATAACTTTTAAAAAAGGTGGTAGTTTTGAAAAAAAATAA
- a CDS encoding spore germination protein, which yields MQNTETAIDSNIDNIKNLVGNKSELVIKYIFIGDKNSLIAAVIYLNAQTDKNIIDRDILNPLMLHVHEDISTIKNVDDYLCKKYIAASNTSIETDINTIPDSINSGKTVIVLNGISNFIVIDTSGGTYRQISEPVSDVSLRGPREGFVENIETNISILRRRIKDKKLTLHKFKLGRRSQSNFVIMYIEDIVDKDFLSSIEEKISQIDKDFVAANSTIEQLIEEHTYSVFPQTIGSERPDIIEAALMEGRIAFLLEGTPYVTTYPTTFIEFFQTPEDYYGRTIQAFFIRIIRFIAAFIVITFPAIYITFIKFNAELIPVEFIESLVESRKGIALTPFMSLLAMNLTIEFLREGGLRLPGKIGQTLSVVGGIIIGDAAIKAKIVSSTTLFVAGISTVSSFVISNYQMSIAIRFLAYPMLILSNWLGVLGIIIGWFFILSYLCSLENFGVPYFEFNKSDMKDTFIRAPIKDMIKRPKIIPNINPIRQHFRGKNK from the coding sequence ATGCAAAACACAGAAACCGCAATTGATTCTAACATTGATAATATAAAAAATTTGGTTGGTAACAAATCCGAATTAGTAATAAAATATATATTTATTGGAGATAAAAATAGTTTAATAGCTGCTGTTATATATTTGAATGCTCAAACAGATAAGAATATTATAGATAGAGATATACTAAATCCTCTAATGCTTCACGTACATGAAGATATATCAACTATTAAAAATGTGGATGACTATTTATGCAAAAAGTATATTGCTGCAAGTAATACAAGTATAGAAACTGATATAAATACAATCCCAGATAGTATAAATAGTGGTAAAACTGTAATAGTACTTAATGGTATTTCAAATTTTATTGTAATAGATACTTCAGGTGGTACTTACAGGCAAATTTCCGAACCAGTTAGCGACGTGTCATTAAGAGGCCCAAGAGAAGGATTTGTAGAAAATATTGAAACAAATATAAGCATACTACGAAGAAGAATAAAAGATAAAAAGCTAACTTTACATAAATTTAAATTAGGGAGAAGAAGCCAAAGTAATTTTGTTATTATGTACATTGAAGACATAGTTGACAAAGACTTTTTAAGCAGTATAGAGGAGAAAATAAGTCAAATAGATAAGGATTTTGTAGCCGCAAATAGTACAATTGAACAGCTCATAGAAGAACATACCTACAGCGTTTTTCCCCAAACTATAGGATCTGAAAGACCAGATATAATAGAAGCTGCACTGATGGAAGGCAGGATAGCCTTCTTATTAGAAGGAACCCCCTACGTTACAACTTATCCAACTACATTTATAGAATTTTTTCAAACACCTGAAGATTATTATGGAAGAACGATTCAAGCATTTTTTATAAGAATAATAAGATTTATAGCTGCTTTCATAGTAATAACTTTTCCAGCAATTTATATAACTTTTATTAAATTCAACGCCGAACTCATACCTGTTGAGTTTATAGAGTCACTTGTGGAATCTAGAAAGGGAATAGCTCTAACCCCTTTTATGTCACTTTTAGCTATGAATTTAACTATAGAGTTTTTAAGAGAAGGTGGTCTAAGACTTCCTGGTAAAATTGGCCAAACTCTTAGTGTAGTTGGTGGTATTATTATCGGAGACGCTGCTATTAAAGCTAAAATAGTAAGTTCCACTACACTATTTGTTGCTGGTATTTCTACTGTTTCCTCTTTTGTAATATCAAATTATCAAATGTCTATTGCAATAAGGTTTCTTGCGTATCCCATGCTTATACTTTCAAATTGGCTTGGTGTACTTGGGATAATTATAGGATGGTTTTTTATATTATCCTATCTCTGCTCCCTTGAAAACTTTGGAGTACCTTATTTTGAATTCAATAAAAGTGATATGAAAGATACTTTTATAAGAGCACCCATTAAAGATATGATTAAACGACCTAAAATTATACCTAATATAAATCCTATAAGGCAGCATTTTAGGGGGAAAAATAAATGA